Proteins co-encoded in one Vibrio aquimaris genomic window:
- a CDS encoding AAA family ATPase has product MGNEVKISSNGECYIRLKTNLTIWVFYSLDSFQVHINQELSKCENLSFEMIPLNGVTISNLTHLPQPDLIFVEAGPNWAKKITELQQFEGPEFHDLGRDASLIVFGNENDSGALKIALRVGASDFISDKALLDELAPLLKNIAEAKVANYHLGELLVFMNTKGGSGASMIALHTGVMLARQYPNKVLLLDLDMQFGAIEDYLNIDESHQYGLADLLAEVDDLDKMSLTSLVTKHESGLHTIGFKRENSKDSYEKAEHLNRLIPILLEHYPYVIVDMSRGLERIFSSVISPATKIFLVSQQSLVALKNASQLMKALVLEFGVAREQIEVIVNRYEKRRSTSLKDVVNIIGNVRVHTIPNDFKVARESANLGRPCIRVKHNSLITKSVKRKITSLILGKEEPASWYKKLFS; this is encoded by the coding sequence ATGGGAAATGAAGTCAAGATATCATCAAATGGGGAGTGTTATATTCGACTGAAGACCAACTTAACGATCTGGGTCTTTTATTCGTTAGATTCTTTTCAAGTGCATATTAACCAAGAACTTTCCAAGTGCGAAAACTTAAGCTTCGAAATGATTCCACTCAATGGAGTGACTATAAGTAACCTAACACATCTCCCACAGCCTGATTTAATATTTGTTGAGGCAGGGCCTAATTGGGCAAAAAAAATTACCGAACTTCAGCAGTTTGAAGGACCAGAATTTCATGATTTAGGTCGTGACGCTTCCCTTATTGTGTTTGGTAACGAAAATGATAGTGGTGCGCTTAAGATAGCGCTGCGCGTCGGTGCTAGCGATTTTATTTCTGATAAGGCATTACTTGATGAATTAGCGCCTTTATTAAAAAATATTGCGGAAGCAAAAGTTGCCAATTATCACCTCGGTGAATTACTAGTTTTTATGAATACTAAAGGAGGATCTGGAGCATCTATGATTGCCCTGCATACAGGAGTTATGTTGGCAAGGCAATACCCTAATAAAGTACTACTTTTGGATCTAGACATGCAGTTTGGCGCCATTGAAGATTATCTAAATATTGATGAATCTCATCAATATGGATTGGCCGATCTGTTAGCCGAAGTCGATGATTTGGACAAGATGTCTTTAACGAGCTTGGTGACTAAACATGAATCGGGACTGCATACCATTGGTTTTAAACGAGAAAACAGCAAAGACAGCTATGAGAAGGCGGAGCATTTGAATAGGCTTATCCCTATACTCTTGGAGCATTATCCTTATGTAATTGTCGATATGTCTCGAGGTTTAGAACGGATTTTCTCTTCGGTTATTTCTCCTGCAACCAAGATATTTTTAGTCAGTCAGCAAAGTTTGGTTGCACTAAAAAATGCCTCCCAACTAATGAAGGCGTTGGTGCTCGAGTTTGGTGTCGCGAGGGAACAGATTGAAGTGATTGTTAATCGGTACGAAAAACGCCGATCGACTAGCTTGAAAGATGTGGTGAATATTATCGGAAATGTGCGAGTCCATACTATACCTAATGATTTTAAAGTAGCCCGAGAGAGTGCTAATTTAGGACGCCCTTGCATTCGAGTAAAACACAACAGTTTAATCACCAAGTCAGTTAAAAGGAAAATCACTTCATTAATTTTAGGAAAAGAAGAACCAGCAAGTTGGTATAAAAAGCTCTTTTCTTAA
- a CDS encoding AMP-binding protein — protein MIQPNELRKSTCTLPPPNEMILHWAEERSNEVYLKQIINRQFVEYTYSEVADKALKLVSALQSLGLQPRDKIALVSKNCAEWFICDLAMMIGDFISVPIFPTAGTETIEYCITHSESKAIIGGKLDDPTATQHVLDSIPSLISLSLPYDSAPNCQHTFNDLIEKSQPTNYRAQHQDDKLMSLVYTSGTSGLPKGAMLTYGAFNWSVQQLINHIGIERNDRLFSYLPLAHITERVYIFGCSIAGGVPTAFPESLDTFIEDVKMHRPTLFISVPRLWTLFQQRIQDKLPQKKLNILLKIPFINSIIKKKLADGLGLDQARVLGCGSAPVSPALLEWYHSIGLNITEAWGMTESFAYSTLNYPFRADKIGSVGNAGPGIELKIAEDDEILVRGEGLFSGYYKNDIATQESFNSDGWLHTGDIGSIDSEGYLTIQGRKKDTFKTSKGKFVAPVPIEKKLFEYSRVEMMCLIGLGLPYPILLVVPHDFPNFDRERYERTTKKVIAKMNESLESHEQIKGVLMIKEPWSIENGILTPTLKIKRHILEQMYHEVGQNWPKDKLVVWEE, from the coding sequence ATGATTCAGCCTAACGAGTTACGCAAAAGCACTTGTACTCTTCCACCACCGAATGAAATGATACTTCATTGGGCAGAGGAACGCTCAAATGAAGTGTACTTAAAGCAAATTATAAACCGTCAGTTTGTCGAATATACCTATTCAGAAGTTGCCGATAAAGCCCTAAAACTCGTTTCTGCTCTGCAATCACTTGGCTTACAGCCTCGTGATAAAATCGCACTTGTATCTAAAAACTGTGCGGAATGGTTTATCTGCGATCTTGCTATGATGATCGGTGATTTCATCAGTGTGCCTATATTCCCAACTGCAGGCACTGAGACCATAGAGTACTGTATTACTCATAGTGAAAGTAAAGCGATTATCGGTGGTAAGCTTGATGATCCAACCGCGACGCAACACGTATTAGATAGTATTCCAAGCTTAATAAGCCTTTCTCTACCCTATGATAGTGCGCCTAATTGTCAGCATACTTTTAACGATTTAATAGAGAAGTCACAACCTACTAACTATCGAGCTCAGCACCAAGACGATAAACTCATGTCCCTTGTCTATACATCTGGTACCTCAGGATTACCAAAGGGCGCCATGCTCACATACGGAGCCTTCAACTGGTCAGTACAACAATTAATTAATCACATAGGCATAGAGCGAAATGACAGGCTGTTTTCTTATCTGCCTCTCGCTCATATCACTGAAAGAGTGTACATCTTTGGCTGCTCTATTGCTGGAGGAGTCCCCACTGCGTTTCCAGAATCGCTCGATACATTTATCGAAGATGTAAAGATGCACAGGCCAACACTATTTATTTCTGTGCCTCGCCTTTGGACTCTATTTCAGCAAAGAATTCAAGACAAGCTGCCGCAGAAAAAGCTCAATATTCTACTCAAAATACCCTTTATTAACTCCATTATCAAAAAGAAACTGGCTGATGGCCTAGGGCTTGATCAAGCCCGTGTATTAGGATGTGGCTCGGCACCCGTATCACCAGCTTTGCTCGAGTGGTATCACAGTATAGGTCTTAACATCACCGAAGCTTGGGGCATGACAGAATCTTTTGCATACAGTACTCTAAACTATCCGTTTCGCGCAGACAAAATAGGCAGTGTTGGTAACGCAGGTCCTGGTATTGAACTCAAAATTGCAGAAGATGACGAGATATTGGTCCGCGGTGAAGGCTTGTTCTCAGGTTACTACAAAAATGATATTGCTACCCAAGAGTCATTCAATTCAGACGGCTGGCTGCATACTGGGGATATAGGCTCAATTGACAGTGAAGGTTATCTGACCATTCAAGGCCGTAAAAAAGATACCTTTAAAACCTCTAAAGGAAAATTTGTCGCGCCTGTTCCAATAGAGAAAAAACTATTTGAGTACAGCCGAGTTGAAATGATGTGCTTAATCGGGCTCGGTTTGCCCTATCCGATACTTTTAGTCGTTCCTCATGATTTCCCTAATTTCGACAGAGAACGCTATGAAAGGACAACCAAAAAAGTCATTGCGAAAATGAACGAGTCTCTAGAATCGCACGAACAAATTAAAGGCGTGTTAATGATTAAAGAGCCTTGGAGTATTGAAAATGGTATTTTAACGCCAACTCTTAAAATAAAGCGCCATATCCTTGAGCAAATGTACCATGAAGTGGGACAAAATTGGCCAAAAGACAAACTCGTTGTTTGGGAAGAATAG